The DNA window TTTTTACATAGTTTTCCAGTTTGATCTCATAACGGGAAGCCAGTTCTTCTTTTGTAAATACATGATGTTTGGTGAACAGTTCCACGTTTTTATCTGCTAACAGCTGTGGCAGGCAGTCCGGAGTAGACGGCAGATTATATAATCCGCGTTTTTCTGCTTCAGCAACCCACTCGTCGGTATAACCGTTGCCGTTGAAGATGACTTTTTTATGTTTGCGGATGGCACGTTTGATCAGTTCATGTACGGCCTGTTCCATATCTTCCGGTTTGGTTCCTTCCAGTTCGGTGTAGAACTGAGCCAGAGCTTCTGCAACTGCGGTGTTCAGTACCACGTTCGGGTTTGCAACAGATGCAGCAGAACCAAGCATACGGAATTCGAATTTATTACCTGTGAAGGCAAATGGTGAAGTACGGTTACGATCTGTGGTATCTTTCACGAAGTGTGGAAGTACATGAGCACCGATATCCAGCTGTACTTTTTTCTGTTTTCCGAAGAACGTATCGTTTTCGATGGATTCGAGAACTGCGGTCAGTTCATCGCCCAAGAAGATGGATACGATTGCTGGCGGAGCCTCGTTACCGCCCAGACGGTGATCGTTGCCGGCGCTGGTTGCAGATACACGCATCAGATCTGCATATTCATCAACGGCTTTGATAACAGCCATCAGGAATACCAGGAACTGGATGTTCTGTGCCGGTGTGCTTCCGGGATTTAACAGGTTGTCGCCATCGCTGGTTACGAGAGACCAGTTGTTATGTTTTCCGCTTCCGTTGATGCCTTCGAATGGTTTTTCATGTAACAGGCATACCAGACCATGTTTGTCAGCCACTTTTTTCATGATTTCCATGGTCAGCTGGTTGTGGTCAACGGCTACGTTTGCGGTATCAAAGATCGGAGCCAGCTCATGCTGTGCAGGAGCAACTTCGTTATGTTTTGTTTTTGCCGGGATACCAAGTTTCCACAACTCTACATCCAGATCATGCATATAAGCAGCAACCTTTGGTTTCAGGGAACCAAAGTAATGATCTTCCATTTCCTGTCCTTTTGGAGCAGGTGCACCAAACAGAGTACGTCCGCAGAATACCAGGTCTTTTCTCTTCTTATACAGGTCTTTGTCTACCAGGAAATATTCCTGTTCCGGTCCGATCGTTGTGGACACGCTGGTAACGGTTTCATTTCCCAGAAGTTTCAGCATTTTTACTGCTTCTGTGTTCAGTGCTTCCATGGAACGGAGCAGTGGAGTTTTCTTATCCAGTGCCTCTCCGCTGTAAGAGCAGAATGCAGTCGGAATATATAAAGTACCATCTTTAATGAAAGCCGGTGAGGTAGGATCCCATGCTGTATAACCTCTTGCTTCGAAAGTAGCACGAAGTCCGCCGGATGGGAAACTGGATGCATCCGGTTCACCTTTTACCAGTTCTTTTCCGGAGAAATCCATGATAACTTCGCCGTCACCAACCGGTGTGATGAAGCTGTCGTGTTTCTCAGCGGTGAAACCGGTCATTGGCTGAAACCAGTGTGTGTAATGGGTAGCTCCGTTTTCTACCGCCCATTCTTTCATGGCTACGGCTACGGAATTGGCTACGTCCAGTTCCAGGTGAGTTCCGTTTTCGATTGTTTTACGAAGGGCTTTGTACATGTCCTTCGGCAGTTTGTTACGCATTACCTTATCGTTGAATACAAGGCTTCCATATAAAATAGGAATTTCTTCATGTGTCATGGTTTGTTCTCCTTTCTGATTGCCCAGATTGTTTTCAGAATATCAAAAGACAAAAAAGGCGCCCTGAACCTGTTTCCAAGTTCAAAGCGCCTTTGCTTTATGCCATGTAGTATACACGGAAATTTTCGGTTGTCAATCCCTGAATTGAAAAAAATTAAAAAATTTTACGGATTCTGGAGAAAACGGAGCATTACGCAGTTGAATATAAAATGGGATAGTGCTATGATTGATTAATAAACTGAGGTTTTTGCGCTTAAAGGAGAAACAAGGAGGAATTATGATCCAGATTACGCAAATGCTTACAATATTAGGAGAACATCTTCCGCTTGTGCTGGTTGGCGGCGCGGAGGCACTGGTGGCAATCGTACTTGTCGGAAAGATACGGATGCGAGGCGGAGGAACCGGAAAAAAACGAAAGAAAACGGATCCGGAGCAGATTTTGCTGGATACGCTGGAAAAAAGAAAGCAGGAGGTCTGCATTCTGATCCGGAAAGCAGATATGATGCCGGTATATACAGCAGGTGATCTGGAAGGAATGACCGGAGTTACCGAACAGCGGCTGAAAGAAGATATCACGGTATTTACCACTATATTGGAAGATCCCGCGCAGGGAGAAAAAATATGGAAAGAATACCGTGCATGGAACGGCGGGGAAAATTTCCAGGCGGAGATGCAGCTGAGTAATGGACAGTGGATGCATATGACCGCACAGAAAAGCCCGCAGGAAGGGTATGAACTGATCTGGCTGGAGACAACGACCGGGATCCATGACAGGATCCGGCAGTATGAGACCCAGCTGGATGCATCCAGAGAGGCAAGCCAGTCAAAGACCAGTTTCCTCTACCGGATGTCCCACGAGATCCGGACACCGATGAACGGTATCATGGGTATGCTGACCCTTGCAAAAGGAAAGATGAAAAAGACAGATCCGGCGATGCTGTATCTGGAAAACGCAGAAAAAGTGTCCGAACATCTGCTCTCGCTGATCAACGATATTCTGGATATGTCCAGGATCGAAGCGGGAAAAGTGGAACTGGAACAGAAAGTGTTCAGTCTGTCAGGTCTTGGACAGCGGCTTTATGATATGTTTGCGAAGAATCTGGAAAGCCGCGGCATCCGTTATGCGGTCAATTACGAGGAGATGACGGTGGATTATGTAGTCGGGGATGAACTCCGTATCAGCCAGATCATCATCAACTTCCTGTCAAATGCAGTGAAGTTTACAAAAGAGGGTGAGATCGTGGTGACATTCCGGCAGATGATGCTGCAGGATCAGACCGTCGATCTGATGATCCGGGTACATGATACCGGAACCGGTATGGATCCGAAGTTTATCAAGCGGATCTTCCGTCCGTTCGAGCAGGAGAGTGCCGATACGGCGAAACAGTACGGAGGAACCGGACTGGGTATGGCGATCACCGATCAGCTGGTAAAACTGATGGGTGGTGAGATCGTGGTAGAGAGTACGCCGGAAGTCGGATCGGACTTTTCCGTGTATCTCCATCTTCCGATCGCAAGCAAGCCGGTGGAGACAATGGAACTGCCGAAGAAAACCGGACAGGAGCAGACGGATCAGGAAGAAGATGTGTTCCGCGGCCGTCGGATCCTTGTAGCAGAAGACAATGAGATGAATGCGATGATTGCGACAGAGATTCTCGAGGAGATGGGTGCGGAAGTACTCACAGCAGAGAATGGTCAGGAGGCAGTGGAAGCTTTCAGCAGTCATCCGGAACAATATTTTGATTTTATTTTGATGGATGTACAGATGCCGGTGATGGACGGCCGGGAAGCTGTAAGGACGATCCGGGCGATGCACCGGGCGGATGCGCGGAAGATTCCGATCTTTGCGCTGTCTGCGGATGCGTTTGTCGAAGACGAACGGCTGTCTGCCGAGAGTGGCATGAACGGTCATTTCGCAAAACCGGTGGATTTTATCGCGCTGCGGCATGAGATTAAAAATTTTCTATAAATAACAGGTTAAAGATAAAGAGAACAAGGGATAAAAATGGACGAAAAGAAGATGAAGCGAGCGGGGATTGTGGCAATTGCAGTCCCGGCACTGACTGTGGGAACGGTGGCACTGGTATCTGCGTATCAGGCGGGCAATGATTTTCAGCCATTTAACACAGATCGTGAATTACAGAAGAATCAGGTTGTCTTTTCTGACGATGAGGAAGCGGCAGGCGAGCAGGAACAGCAGCAGGGAGAAGAAAGCGAATACTGGAAAAAAAATACAGATTTCCCAAAGGACAAGAGCCCTGTTTCGGGATCACAGAATGGAAAATATCTGTTTGAGAACGGTCTTCTCGACCAGAGCAATCAGACCAATAATATTACGGTGCTTGGAGATACCGCCACAGGTGGTGTACAAAGCCCGGCCGGTCAGGGAAGTGGACAGCCGATCTACAATCTGACGGGTGATAAAGGAAATGCTGATACGATCATTCAGGGAACCGTAAGCCAGGGTGGAAACGGTAACGGTACGGGAGAATCCGGGAATGGAAACGGAAGTTCTTCCGGTACGGATAAGAATCAGGGAACGGACAGCAACAACGGACAGAACTCTTCGGATTCCAAGACGGATGATCCGCTGATCCCGACACCGACGCCGACACCGGCAACCCGTCCTGCCAGTTCCGCGAAAGATCCGGACAGCAACAAGGCAACTCCGGGAATTATAGGTGGAGACAGCAACCCTTATACGGAAGATGTATCCAATAATTTCAAGAATCCGGAAAATACAAAAGGGGTTATTATACAGAAGTCCGTGTTCAATACAGATGGTATGCTGTATAAGGGACAGATCATAGATAAGACGAGAACCTACAATGCACTCGAGACCTTTGCCTATATCGATGACAGCAAGGGAAACAGAAGCTTCTATGTATGGGGAAGCAATGCGCTCGATAACTATATCCGTATCGAGGCGGTTTCCTTTGACGGCGGAGAAACCTGGAGCGATGTGTTTCCGATGACAATCCCGAAAGACATCGATGCTGATCAGATGGTGATCCGGGTGGGATACCGTTTCTCCACAAATGATACGGAATGGACACAGATGGATGTTCCGTATGCACCGGAAGACAGCAGGATCTATGTCATGACAGAGGCGATCACCGAGGAAAATCAGGTACTGGATACGACAAAGGTACTGAACTCGGATCAGCATCTGGAAGAGGGAACCATGCTGAATCTCCTGCGGTATCAGGTGATGTATCTTGGGGAAGACGGGCTGACAACACTTTTTCCGGGCTGGAGTGAGGATGGAAAGCTGGTGGACTGGTATTATATAGCCACCGTCGGCCGTCACATTCTGGAACCGGAAGATCCGGTGGCACTGGATCTGGCGTACACGGTTCAGCTGCGACAGGTGTGGATGTCAGATACGTTTGATGTCGGTTGGCAGTATGATAACCTGTGCTACCTGCAGGCACTGACCAGCGTGGAAAAGAGTGCGTTGCAAACAGCCGGAGAGAACGAGACGCGTCTGGAAGTACCGGAATATATCCAGGCGGTTATGATGGACGATGATGCCAATATTTCTGTGGATTATTTGGATATCCCGGATACGGTTCTTTACATTGCCGGAAATAATGACGGACTGAAAGTAAAGAAGGGTTATTCGGTAGGTGAGAACAATCCGTGCTATGCGATGGCGGATGACGGAGTTCTGACTAACAAAAGCGGAACGGAGTATTTGAACATTCCGTATGAAAAAGAGGAGATAACGGTAAAAGAAGGCGTTACCAAAGTCTCAGTCAGCGAGAAAAATGAGATCCAGACCCTTAAAATCGATGCGTCCTCGATGGAGGAGATGCCGGAGATCTCGTATGAAAATCTGAAAAACTGTAAGATTCTGGTAAAAGATGACCTGCTGGAAGAATTTATGAAGGAAAACTGGGACAGCCTGAAAGATGATCCGGGAAACTGTGTTGTTGCGATCAGTGAACCGACCCGAATGTATCGGATGAAATATGGCTGCATGATCGATCAGAACGGTTCCATGCGGCGTCTGGTTGATGCAACGGGAAATAAAGTGCAGCTCGCATCGGAAGTAACCAACATTGAGGAAGGTGCTTTTGATGGCGTAGAGAATGTTGCGACACTGCTGATGCCGAAAAACGGAGAAAATATCGGGCTCGAAGAAAACTGTTTCCAAAACAGCGGGATCCGGAAGATTCTGTGCTATACAAAGTTACAGTACCGGGTGGTGCAGGAACAGCTGAAGGGTTCCGGGGCATCAGAGGATGTTGAAGTGGAACTTCTGGCAACTTCCAAGGAAGGATATTCCTATGCCGTGACGGAAGAGGACGGAGAAAAAGAAGTCACGCTGATTTCCATTCCGGACGGTTTGCAGAGTTTTGACGGAGTCATGACGGATCAGGAAGGCAATCCGATTACAATCACGGCAGTGGATGATTATGCATTCAGCGAAGCCGGGGATCTGGAATGGGTAAGTTTACCGGAGAGTGTTAAAAAGATCGGCTATGAGGCGTTCGGGAACTGTACGGCACTGCAGGGTGTGATCATCGAATCACGGGATGTGATCGAGATCGGAAATCAGGCATTTGACGGGTGTAAAGCACTCCGTTTTGTGGCGTCCAATGCGCCACAGGGCGTGATGGATGAGGATTACGATCCGGGACTCACAGATACTTTTGGAAACCGGACATTTTTTACACCGACGAATTCAGAAGGATATTACGGAAACATCTGGTTTACCGAAGAATCAGGAGTGTATTCATTTGAGGTCGTGGAAGTGGGCGAAACAGGAAAGGCACTTTACGGAACCAATGCGGCCGGAGAACCGTGGCTGCTGCTTCGTTCCGGAGGACATCTGGATGCACAGGTCAGTCTGCCGGATACCACGTTGGAGATCTGGAGCCAGGCACTGGAGTATACCACCACACAAAGCGGACGGTATACCGTCAACTGGGAAAATCTCGGTCAGCTGTGGATCGACAGCGGTGCATTTTACAGTTCGCAGCTGGGAGGTGATATTACACTGAGCGACAGCTGCTACCTGGCAAGCTATGCGGTGTATAACTGTGATCAGCTTACCAGTGTGACGATGGGAGATAATATCGGACAGATCGGTGAGGGCACGTTTGGCGGCTGTGACAGTCTGACAACGGCACAGTTTGGCACGATGCAGGACAGCGTGGCACTGTACAGCGGTCTGTTCAATGACTGTAATCAGCTTACCAGCATTACGATCAATGACTACACAGCTCCAAGTCTGGTCGTTTTGGGAACTTCCGGTTTCCAGTTTAACTTTGGCTGGACACAGGAGGAAGAAGAAGCCAATCTGAAGATCCGGATTCCGGAAGGCAGTGAAGTGAATTATGTGAAAAAATGGCGGTATTTTTATGCCGGCTATGTGGAATCCGGGGATTATCCGGCATATCTGAATATGTGGTATGATATCCGATATCAGCATATGGACTGGCTGACCTGGGAATTCCCTTCGGATGAAGAGGTGGATGAACTGGTGGAGGCAGCTCTTTTGTCGGCAGAAAACAGAATCCGCAGGATGATCGGAACCGAAACAGTGAGCGAACCGGTAGACTATTATCCGTACCATCTGGACAATGAGGGGATGCTGTCACTGGCGGGAACACCGTCGGATATCACCGTTATGAATCTGTGGATGCAGCTGGATAACCTGCCGGATAACTGGTTCCTGGATTACATTGGAACCGGAGCCTTTAAGCGTGCAAAAAATCTGGGTATGGTACTGATCCCGGATATGATTTCCGGTATTTTTACCAATGCATTTGACGGCGTGGAAAGCGATTCCCTGATGCTGTATTTTATGTCGGAGACACCGCCGGCACTGAAAGGATGGTCTGAAGAGCACCCGTTTGTATTTGGCACGACGAGTACGCCGATCTATATGATGCTGCCGGATGGAAGCGAGGAGACTTATATCCAGTCCTGGATCTTCCCGATGGCAGGTTATGAGGATCTTGCGGCCATGCGTGAGAGTATAAAAGCCAAACTGGCAGAGGCAGGAGAGGATGATTCGGATCAGGCAGTGGATATCGAGGTGGCAAACCGTTTACTTCCGCTGGAAAACCAGCTGCGCGCCATGATCGGTATGGAACAGATCACGGATCCGAAGGATCTGAGTGTGACGCTCGACAATCTGCCGGACAGTGAAGAGGCGGAAACAGACGAGGAACTTTCCGGATCGGAAGAGGAAACGAAAGAGACGGACGGCGTACAGGAAGATCGGAAGAAAGAAGAGACAGAAGAAGATCCGGACACAGAACAGAAGACGGAGGATTCTTCAAAGGAAGAGAAACAGAACCCGACGGGTGGCAGTGCGGAAAAGGACGCTCTGACATCGGAGGGAACAGAAAATAAAAAAGAAAATCAGGAAAATACAGATACTGCCGGAAATGGTAGCGGAGAGGAGACACAGGAATGATAGTAGAACAGTCCAAGCAGATCATTGCGGAGGTAAATAAGGCATTTATCGGAAAAAACGATATTATCGAAAAAATTCTGATGACGATTTATGCCGGAGGACATGTGCTGCTGGAGGATTGCCCGGGGGTTGGAAAAACCACCCTGGCACTGGCATTTTCAAAGGTACTGGGACTTAGCTGCAAGCGTATTCAGTTTACCACGGATACGCTGCCGTCAGATATTACAGGGTTTACGATGTTTAACCGGGAAACCAACAGTTTTGAATACCGTGACGGTGCGGCAAACTGTCAGCTGCTTCTGGCAGATGAGATCAACCGTACCTCC is part of the Blautia faecicola genome and encodes:
- a CDS encoding ATP-binding protein: MLTILGEHLPLVLVGGAEALVAIVLVGKIRMRGGGTGKKRKKTDPEQILLDTLEKRKQEVCILIRKADMMPVYTAGDLEGMTGVTEQRLKEDITVFTTILEDPAQGEKIWKEYRAWNGGENFQAEMQLSNGQWMHMTAQKSPQEGYELIWLETTTGIHDRIRQYETQLDASREASQSKTSFLYRMSHEIRTPMNGIMGMLTLAKGKMKKTDPAMLYLENAEKVSEHLLSLINDILDMSRIEAGKVELEQKVFSLSGLGQRLYDMFAKNLESRGIRYAVNYEEMTVDYVVGDELRISQIIINFLSNAVKFTKEGEIVVTFRQMMLQDQTVDLMIRVHDTGTGMDPKFIKRIFRPFEQESADTAKQYGGTGLGMAITDQLVKLMGGEIVVESTPEVGSDFSVYLHLPIASKPVETMELPKKTGQEQTDQEEDVFRGRRILVAEDNEMNAMIATEILEEMGAEVLTAENGQEAVEAFSSHPEQYFDFILMDVQMPVMDGREAVRTIRAMHRADARKIPIFALSADAFVEDERLSAESGMNGHFAKPVDFIALRHEIKNFL
- a CDS encoding leucine-rich repeat domain-containing protein, whose translation is MDEKKMKRAGIVAIAVPALTVGTVALVSAYQAGNDFQPFNTDRELQKNQVVFSDDEEAAGEQEQQQGEESEYWKKNTDFPKDKSPVSGSQNGKYLFENGLLDQSNQTNNITVLGDTATGGVQSPAGQGSGQPIYNLTGDKGNADTIIQGTVSQGGNGNGTGESGNGNGSSSGTDKNQGTDSNNGQNSSDSKTDDPLIPTPTPTPATRPASSAKDPDSNKATPGIIGGDSNPYTEDVSNNFKNPENTKGVIIQKSVFNTDGMLYKGQIIDKTRTYNALETFAYIDDSKGNRSFYVWGSNALDNYIRIEAVSFDGGETWSDVFPMTIPKDIDADQMVIRVGYRFSTNDTEWTQMDVPYAPEDSRIYVMTEAITEENQVLDTTKVLNSDQHLEEGTMLNLLRYQVMYLGEDGLTTLFPGWSEDGKLVDWYYIATVGRHILEPEDPVALDLAYTVQLRQVWMSDTFDVGWQYDNLCYLQALTSVEKSALQTAGENETRLEVPEYIQAVMMDDDANISVDYLDIPDTVLYIAGNNDGLKVKKGYSVGENNPCYAMADDGVLTNKSGTEYLNIPYEKEEITVKEGVTKVSVSEKNEIQTLKIDASSMEEMPEISYENLKNCKILVKDDLLEEFMKENWDSLKDDPGNCVVAISEPTRMYRMKYGCMIDQNGSMRRLVDATGNKVQLASEVTNIEEGAFDGVENVATLLMPKNGENIGLEENCFQNSGIRKILCYTKLQYRVVQEQLKGSGASEDVEVELLATSKEGYSYAVTEEDGEKEVTLISIPDGLQSFDGVMTDQEGNPITITAVDDYAFSEAGDLEWVSLPESVKKIGYEAFGNCTALQGVIIESRDVIEIGNQAFDGCKALRFVASNAPQGVMDEDYDPGLTDTFGNRTFFTPTNSEGYYGNIWFTEESGVYSFEVVEVGETGKALYGTNAAGEPWLLLRSGGHLDAQVSLPDTTLEIWSQALEYTTTQSGRYTVNWENLGQLWIDSGAFYSSQLGGDITLSDSCYLASYAVYNCDQLTSVTMGDNIGQIGEGTFGGCDSLTTAQFGTMQDSVALYSGLFNDCNQLTSITINDYTAPSLVVLGTSGFQFNFGWTQEEEEANLKIRIPEGSEVNYVKKWRYFYAGYVESGDYPAYLNMWYDIRYQHMDWLTWEFPSDEEVDELVEAALLSAENRIRRMIGTETVSEPVDYYPYHLDNEGMLSLAGTPSDITVMNLWMQLDNLPDNWFLDYIGTGAFKRAKNLGMVLIPDMISGIFTNAFDGVESDSLMLYFMSETPPALKGWSEEHPFVFGTTSTPIYMMLPDGSEETYIQSWIFPMAGYEDLAAMRESIKAKLAEAGEDDSDQAVDIEVANRLLPLENQLRAMIGMEQITDPKDLSVTLDNLPDSEEAETDEELSGSEEETKETDGVQEDRKKEETEEDPDTEQKTEDSSKEEKQNPTGGSAEKDALTSEGTENKKENQENTDTAGNGSGEETQE
- a CDS encoding glutamine synthetase III family protein; its protein translation is MTHEEIPILYGSLVFNDKVMRNKLPKDMYKALRKTIENGTHLELDVANSVAVAMKEWAVENGATHYTHWFQPMTGFTAEKHDSFITPVGDGEVIMDFSGKELVKGEPDASSFPSGGLRATFEARGYTAWDPTSPAFIKDGTLYIPTAFCSYSGEALDKKTPLLRSMEALNTEAVKMLKLLGNETVTSVSTTIGPEQEYFLVDKDLYKKRKDLVFCGRTLFGAPAPKGQEMEDHYFGSLKPKVAAYMHDLDVELWKLGIPAKTKHNEVAPAQHELAPIFDTANVAVDHNQLTMEIMKKVADKHGLVCLLHEKPFEGINGSGKHNNWSLVTSDGDNLLNPGSTPAQNIQFLVFLMAVIKAVDEYADLMRVSATSAGNDHRLGGNEAPPAIVSIFLGDELTAVLESIENDTFFGKQKKVQLDIGAHVLPHFVKDTTDRNRTSPFAFTGNKFEFRMLGSAASVANPNVVLNTAVAEALAQFYTELEGTKPEDMEQAVHELIKRAIRKHKKVIFNGNGYTDEWVAEAEKRGLYNLPSTPDCLPQLLADKNVELFTKHHVFTKEELASRYEIKLENYVKTIGIEARTLAEMITKDFLPAVSTYAAEVSKNAAAKKSFMAAADTASEEALVEKLSTAYTSLTAEVTELKTLIDTSFALEDTQKCAEAFHDQVLAKMEDIRTVASDIEALIPDSILSYPTYDQLLFSL